One region of Acidovorax sp. T1 genomic DNA includes:
- the prmB gene encoding 50S ribosomal protein L3 N(5)-glutamine methyltransferase — MTGTVTTLPALQGGTVAALVQSGSDLLTAAGVAFGHGTTNAHDEAAWLVLWRLGLPLDSDLGDGPDSMANRPVTPAELAQAATLFDERIRSRKPAAYLTREAWLQGVPFYVDERAIVPRSFIAELLADGSIDDFLGAHTRRVLDLCTGNGSLAVLAAMAWPDIEVTGADISPDALAVARINVDRHGLQDRITLQLSDGLAQLPGPWDLILCNPPYVNAASMAQLPAEYRAEPTLALAGGADGMDFIRQLLHDAPARMSENAVLVLEIGNERSHFEAAFGQLPVYWIDTSAGEDQVLLATRQALVAFFSS; from the coding sequence ATGACCGGCACCGTCACCACCCTGCCCGCCCTGCAAGGCGGCACCGTGGCCGCGCTGGTGCAGTCCGGCTCCGACCTGCTCACCGCCGCGGGCGTTGCCTTCGGGCACGGCACCACCAATGCCCACGACGAAGCCGCCTGGCTGGTCCTGTGGCGCCTGGGCCTGCCGCTGGACAGCGATCTCGGCGACGGCCCCGATTCCATGGCAAATAGGCCTGTAACGCCCGCTGAACTTGCGCAGGCAGCTACACTTTTTGATGAACGCATTCGCAGCCGCAAGCCGGCCGCCTACCTCACCCGCGAGGCCTGGCTGCAAGGCGTGCCGTTTTACGTGGACGAGCGCGCCATCGTGCCGCGCAGCTTCATCGCCGAGTTGCTGGCCGATGGCAGCATTGACGATTTTCTGGGCGCGCACACGCGCCGCGTGCTCGACCTGTGCACCGGCAACGGCAGCCTGGCCGTGCTGGCCGCCATGGCCTGGCCCGACATCGAAGTCACGGGCGCCGACATTTCGCCCGACGCGCTGGCCGTGGCCCGCATCAATGTGGACCGGCACGGCCTGCAAGACCGCATCACGCTGCAGTTGTCGGACGGCCTGGCGCAACTGCCCGGTCCCTGGGACCTGATTCTGTGCAATCCGCCCTATGTGAACGCGGCCAGCATGGCGCAATTGCCCGCCGAATACCGGGCCGAGCCCACCCTGGCGCTGGCGGGCGGCGCCGATGGCATGGACTTCATTCGCCAGCTGCTACACGATGCGCCCGCCCGCATGAGCGAAAATGCGGTGCTCGTGCTCGAAATCGGCAACGAGCGTTCCCACTTTGAAGCCGCCTTCGGGCAGCTGCCCGTGTACTGGATAGACACCAGCGCGGGCGAAGACCAAGTGCTGCTGGCCACACGCCAGGCCCTGGTTGCTTTTTTCTCTTCCTGA
- the dapE gene encoding succinyl-diaminopimelate desuccinylase → MSRTLHLAEQLISLPSITPEDAGCLDLLAARLAPLGFVCERLDSGPDGLRVSNLWAKRPVALVPSAQQAIKTIVFAGHTDVVPTGPLAQWSSHPFTPTHKDGKLFGRGASDMKTSIAAFVVAVEEFLAAHPDPQVSIAFLLTSDEEGPSIDGTKVVVEQLKARGEPLDYCIVGEPTSVEKTGDMIKNGRRGTLSGKLTVRGIQGHIAYPQLARNPIHQALPALAEMAATEWDQGNAFFPPTSWQISNMHGGTGATNVIPGEVVVDFNFRFSTESTAEKLKQRVYSLLDRHSLEYDLQWTLGGQPFLTTPGELVTAVQQAILAETGITTELSTTGGTSDGRFIAQICPQVIELGPPNATIHKIDEYVVVADIEPLKNIYRRTLENLNRQAGTAPAATLSAPLHATQATAA, encoded by the coding sequence ATGTCCCGCACCCTGCATCTGGCCGAACAGCTCATCTCCCTGCCCTCCATCACGCCGGAAGACGCCGGCTGCCTTGACCTGCTCGCGGCACGCCTGGCCCCGCTGGGCTTTGTCTGCGAGCGGCTGGACAGCGGGCCCGACGGCTTGCGTGTCAGCAATTTATGGGCAAAACGGCCTGTAGCGCTTGTACCATCTGCGCAGCAAGCTATAAAAACCATAGTATTTGCCGGGCACACCGACGTGGTTCCCACCGGCCCGCTGGCGCAGTGGAGCAGCCACCCCTTCACGCCCACGCACAAGGACGGCAAGCTCTTTGGCCGTGGCGCCAGCGACATGAAAACCTCCATCGCCGCCTTCGTCGTGGCGGTGGAAGAGTTTCTGGCCGCCCACCCCGATCCACAGGTTTCCATCGCCTTCCTGCTGACCAGCGACGAGGAAGGCCCTTCGATTGACGGCACCAAGGTGGTGGTGGAGCAGCTCAAGGCGCGCGGCGAGCCGCTCGACTACTGCATCGTGGGCGAGCCCACTTCCGTCGAAAAGACGGGCGACATGATCAAGAACGGCCGGCGCGGCACGCTCAGCGGCAAGCTCACCGTGCGCGGCATCCAGGGCCACATCGCCTACCCGCAACTGGCCCGCAACCCCATTCACCAGGCCCTGCCCGCGCTGGCCGAAATGGCCGCCACCGAATGGGACCAGGGCAACGCCTTCTTTCCGCCCACCAGCTGGCAGATCAGCAACATGCACGGCGGCACCGGCGCCACCAACGTGATCCCGGGCGAGGTGGTGGTGGATTTCAATTTCCGCTTTTCCACCGAATCCACCGCCGAAAAGCTCAAGCAGCGCGTCTACAGCCTGCTCGACCGCCACAGCCTCGAATACGACCTGCAGTGGACGCTGGGCGGCCAGCCCTTTCTGACCACGCCGGGCGAGCTCGTCACGGCCGTGCAGCAGGCCATCCTGGCCGAAACCGGCATCACCACCGAGCTGTCCACCACCGGCGGCACCAGCGACGGCCGCTTCATCGCGCAGATCTGCCCGCAGGTGATTGAACTGGGCCCACCCAACGCCACCATCCACAAGATCGACGAATATGTGGTGGTGGCCGACATCGAGCCCCTCAAGAACATCTACCGCCGCACCCTCGAAAACCTGAACCGCCAGGCCGGCACGGCGCCAGCTGCCACACTGTCGGCCCCACTGCACGCCACACAGGCGACCGCGGCATGA